GATGGGGGTGAGCGTGATGAGGAAGACGGCGGCGCCGGCCCCGGCCACGGTCCTTCTGACCCTGGCCAGCGTCTCCGGGCCACTGCCCCTGCGGTCGGCCCAGTCGCGGGCGACCACGACCGGCAGGTGCGCCAGGCCGAGCACGATCGGCAGGCGGATGAGGGCGTCGAACTTGTGGACGTTGCGGAAGGGCGCGAGGGCGCCGTCGAACAGCTCGCGCATGAACGGCGCGAACGGGCCGGTCAGTGCGCCGGTGAAGCCCGCGACGACGATCGCGGTGCCCACCAGGAGCGTGCTGATGAGGAAGAGGCGTTCGGGGGTGCGCCGGTTGATCAGCCCGGCCAGGCCCAGCCCGGCGACCAGCGCGGTGACCGCGACCAGCCACGGGGTCAGGGAGAGTTCGGCGCCCGAGGGCAGCGCGGTGTTGCCCATGTCGGGCAGGAAGCCCATCCAGTTGGAGGTGCCGCGCAGGGAGTTGAACAGGGAGGTGATCCCCGTGGTGACGGCGGCGTCCTCGGTGTAGGGCATGAACGAGTACACGTACCGCGACATGATCAGCAGCGGGACGATGTACCAGAACGAGGCGAGCACGAGCGCGCCCGACCACCACAGGATCAGCCGCCACTTGCGCGGCCCGTTGGCCCGGGTGAGCAGGTAGAGGCCGGGGACGACCAGGACCGCCAGCTCGGAGGCGGCGTTGGTACCGCCGCACATGAGGAAGGCCAGCCCGGACAGCAGGGCCATCCGCGCGGGCGGGTAGCCGTGCTTGGTGCCCAGGATGAGCGGCAGCAGGATCCACGGCATGAGCAGCATGGGCTGCAGCTCGGCCGAGTTGTACGAGAGCAGTGTGAGCACGCGCGGGGCGAGCGCGTAGGCGACACCGGCGAGGATGCGGGTGTTGACGGTGCCCAGGCCCAGGGCCTCGGCGACCTTGTACACCCCCACGAAGGCGGCGATGAGCAGCACCGCCATCCACACGCGCTGGATGAGCCACTCGGGCATGCCGAGCGTCTCGAACAGCAGGTGGAAGGGGCCGTTCGGGAAGAAGTACCCGTAGGCCTGGTTCTGGAGCTGGCCGAAGTAGGAGGCGTCCCACAGGTGGAGGGCTCGCTCCATGAACCCCAGGGGGTTGATCGTCAGGTCGATCTTGGTGTCGCTGACGATCCTGCCGGGGTCGATGCTCGCTGCCAGTGCTCCCAGGAGCAGACACACCGCGAGGACCTTGAGCCGCGCCAGCAGCTTCTCGTCCACTCCGCCGGGGGCGGTCGGTGTTCTGGAATCCTCCGGTTCGCGCCTGGCGGTGGATTCCGCCGAAGTCACATCTTCGCTTTCTTGCCTGCTGCGGGGTCGGAGGCCGGGACGGGGGTTCCCAGGGACAGTTCCGCGGCGACCAGTCGGGTCATGCGGGCACCGCTGGCCGCCCAGGTGAACTGGGCCGCCCAGGCGCGGCAGGCGCGCCGGACCTCCTCCGCCCGCCGGGGGTCGGACAGTTCCTTCAGGGCCCGGGAGACGACGTCCTCGAGGGTCTCGCCCTCGCGGACGAGCCAGCCGGTCTCGCCGTCACGGACCGAATCGCGAAGTCCGTCCACATCGTAGGCCACGGTGGGCACGCCGAGCCGGGCGGCCTCGATGACGGTCAGGCCCCAGCCCTCGAACTCGGAGGCGGTCACGTGCAGGTGGCAGCCGGCCAGGACGGAGTTCTTGTCCTCCTCGGAGAGGAAGCCGTGCAGGTCCACCCGGTCTTGGAGGCCGTCGCGGCCGACCTGGTCGGCGAGGTGCTCGCCCTCGGGGCCACGGCCGATGATGTGCACGCGCAGGCCGGGGTGGTCGTCCCCGAGCGTGCGGGCCAGGTCGACGACCCGGGAGACGCGCTTTTGCACGACGAGCCGACCGAGGCTGACCAGCGCGGGCGCGGCGTCGGGGGCCGGGGCCGAGGCTGCCAGCTCGGGTGGGGCCGCTGAAACGGACTGCGCCGAAGGCGACGTTTGAGGGTGGTGGAGGGTGACGGGTGGGCCGCCGTTGTGGATGACCTCTATCGGAGCGCGCCAGCCGAGCTTGTCGCGCATGGCGGCGCGGGAGGACTCCGAGACGGTGACGGTGGTGCACTTCCGGTAGACCCGGGAGGCCACCGCCGACTCCAGGAAGCGGCCGAACCAGGCCAGCGGCGCCGGGAAGTAGGCGTTGAACTGGAGGTCGTGGACGTGGTGGACCACGCTGACGACCCTGGTGCGGCGGCGCAGGACCAGCCGGGAGAAGAACGGAATGCCGTTCATGCAGTCGAAGGCGAGGTGGTACTCGCGCCGCCACAGGGCGAGCCAGGCCATCACGCGCGGGTAGACGGTGAACTTTCCGCCCATCCGGCGGATGACGATGCCGTCCTTGGTCTCGACGCGGGCCTGGTGGGGTTCACGGCTGGTCAGGAAGGTGACGATGGCGCCGCGTTCGGCCAGGTGGCGGCTGATCCGCCAGGCGTACTCCTCGGCTCCACCCGCGGTGGACTGCCAGGGGTCGCGCCAGTTGACCATCACGATCCGGACGCCGTCGAGGCGGGGGCCGGGGTCGGCTGGGTCGACCGGTGCGGGCCGGACCGTGACCGGTTCGGGTGCGGCGGACTCGGCGGGCTCCGCCGGTGCGGGGGCGGGAACCACGGCCGGAGCGGGGGTGATCATGGGGAGACCGGGCTCCACCCGGGTCGGGACCTTCTGGAAGACCACACGCTCTCCTTCCGCGCGGTACCGGGCGCGGGACCTGAGCGATACCACTCAGGGACTGTGAGTGGACACGCTGCGTGAGTGCCGTGGGGTAGCACTGAGCGCACGCCGAACAGGCCCGTCGACCGGACGTCACTGGGGTGGGCGGCCGCGAGGGGTGCGGCCGCGGGAAGTGGTGGGGCGGGCGCCCCACTGGTGGCGGGGCGCCCGCCTACCTCAACCGAAAACGGCCACCTAGCGGTCGCCGTAGTTGTAGAGGGTTTCGTTCACCGGTTCCGCGGTCGCGGTGGACTCGGTGGCGAGGTTGGTGGCCACCACAGTGGCACCACCCGCCAGAGCCGCGCCGATCACACAGGCGGCGATTACCTTGATCACTTGGGGATCTCCTTCCGCGCGCCCCGCGCCGTTTGTGGTGGGGGGCGCTGGAACCCGAGACTAGAACCTGATCTAGCTATAGACCAGATGATTGCCCCAACTGTAACTAACCCCCCGGTAACTTCCAACCCCGAAATGTCGTCTTTATCCGCATTGATGTGCTGGTCTGACACCTCAAGGAGGGCCAGATCGACCCCCTCGACCACCACCGAAAGCTCCTCCGCACCAGACCAGAACCGGTTATCGACCGACGCTGACACGGCCACGTAACGCACCCCGAGGCCGCCCAGAAGTTCTGCCAGGGCATCGGGGTCCGCGAGCAGCTCCGGGCCGGGCAGACCGCTCTCCGGGTCGGGGTCGAGCAGGCGGGCGGCCTCCCGCGCCCGGGCGTCCTCACCGGTCACCACGACCCGCCCGCCGTCCGCGGTGCCCACGCTCAGGTCGTCGTTCCACAGCGTGCGGCGGTCGAACAGCTTGGTCGCCGGGTCCAGCACCACCACCGGCTCCCCCGACCACTCCAGCCCGCGGTAGGCGTTCCAGGGCAGGACGAGGACCGCTCCCGGCCGGTCGTCCGCCGCCACCGCCTCGCGGGCCGCCAGCCACTCCCCGGGGTACTCCACCGGGGCCAACCGCCCGCCCGCGCCCCACAGCAGCCCCGGCAGCACCACCACGGGTGCCAGCACCAGGAACACCACGGCCACCACCCGCCACAGAGCCAGGACCCGCAGCAGCCAGAGCACCACGGCGCCCAGGCCGAGCGCCTGCACCAGGGCGAGCGGCGCCAGGTACAGCTGACCGTCGCGCAGCGGCCCGGACCCCGGCCACAGGCCGATCAGCGCGGCCAGGAACTCCCGCCCCGGGGCGGACACCCCCAGCAGAGCGATCCCGAAGCCCACCGCGGCCGACACCGAAAGCCCGATCCCCACGGCCGGACGCGACCGCCACAGCCACCAGGCCCAGCCGGTGAGGGAGAGCGCGCAGAGCAGCAACCGCGCCAGCGCCGTGACCGGCTCCCCATACCCCGGAGGCACCGCACCCGAGTTCCACACCCCGCCCAGCAACAGCAACGACCCCAGCACCCCGAAGGGCGTGTCCGACCGGGCCGCGAAGGCCTCCGCACCGGCCGGATCGGTGACCGCTCCGCTGGTCAGCGACGGCAGTAGCCACGGCAGGGAGACCAGGACCAACGCGAACACGAACAGAGCTGCGTCCCGATATCGGCGCGGTCCGGCCAGCGCCTGCGGACCAGCGGTGAGCGCGCTGAGCACCACCGAGGAGAACCCGCCGACCGCCGCCGGAACCAGCGAGCACACCAGCCCGGCCAGCCCGGTGCCCGGCCGCGCCGACGCCAGCCGGACCACCGCCCGCAGCACCCACGGCAGCCCGGCGTACCCCAGCAGGACCGCCCACTGTCCGAGCAGCAGGCGCTCGGCCACGAACGGGTTCCACACGTAGGCGACCCCGGCAGCCGCGCCCGCGGCCAGCACGGCCCCCTGCGGGGCGTCCGGCAGCCGGGCGGCCAGCAGGGGCCCGGCCAGGCGGACCAGCAACCGGAAGGCGCCCGCACCGCCCAGCGTGAACACCGCCAGCAGGGCGAGGGTCTGCACCACGTCACCGGGCAGCAGGAGGGTCAGGGCCGCCACCACGGCGTCGCTCGGGATCGCCCGGGGAAAGCCGTCCGCACCCGCCAGCACCGCGGGCAGCGAGAGTTCGGGGACGAAGAGCATGTCGTAGCGGAGCACGTAGCCCGGCCCCAGCGCCGGGCCCAGCGCGAGCACCCCCGCGACCACGCCCACCAGCCAGGGCAGCGGTCCGGCCGTCGGCCGGGACGCCGTGGCGGGCGCCCCGGGGGGCGAGGGCCGGGCGTGGTCGCGGGCGGTCATCAGCCCTCCAGGAGGACGCTGTCGGAGTACCCGCCCTCCACGTAGTCCCGGTAGGAACGGATCACGACCTCGTACGGGCCGGAGACCGTCGCCGCCCAGCGCGGGTCTTCCCCGACGGAGCCGAGCGTGCGCCAGCCCTCGCCGTCCTCGGGGCCTCGGTCGTCCCTGGGCTGGCAGGTGGTGCCCGGCGACGGCGGCGGGACGGCCGGAACCGAGGGTTCGGGGGTCGGATCGGGTTCGGGGCGCGGTGCCTCCGGCGGCGAGGAGGGGGTGGGTCTGGGTCCCTCCCCGCCCGGGTCACCACCGCCGCCGGGGGTCTCCTGGTCGTCGGTGGTCGGGTTCCCGGTGTTGTCGCCCCCGGTCAGCCCGCGGTTGTCGGCGGGCGCGCGGCGGCCGTCAGCAGGAGGGCGGCGGTCGTCGGGCCCGCACTCCAGTAC
This DNA window, taken from Nocardiopsis exhalans, encodes the following:
- a CDS encoding glycosyltransferase family 4 protein — protein: MVFQKVPTRVEPGLPMITPAPAVVPAPAPAEPAESAAPEPVTVRPAPVDPADPGPRLDGVRIVMVNWRDPWQSTAGGAEEYAWRISRHLAERGAIVTFLTSREPHQARVETKDGIVIRRMGGKFTVYPRVMAWLALWRREYHLAFDCMNGIPFFSRLVLRRRTRVVSVVHHVHDLQFNAYFPAPLAWFGRFLESAVASRVYRKCTTVTVSESSRAAMRDKLGWRAPIEVIHNGGPPVTLHHPQTSPSAQSVSAAPPELAASAPAPDAAPALVSLGRLVVQKRVSRVVDLARTLGDDHPGLRVHIIGRGPEGEHLADQVGRDGLQDRVDLHGFLSEEDKNSVLAGCHLHVTASEFEGWGLTVIEAARLGVPTVAYDVDGLRDSVRDGETGWLVREGETLEDVVSRALKELSDPRRAEEVRRACRAWAAQFTWAASGARMTRLVAAELSLGTPVPASDPAAGKKAKM